The following nucleotide sequence is from Diospyros lotus cultivar Yz01 chromosome 3, ASM1463336v1, whole genome shotgun sequence.
TCACCAAATCCAAGTTTCCATCACCTAAGCACTTGTAAATACTATCCAAAAATGATTTCTTCCCATCGCAGATAAATGATGCGGACAGGCTCCTCAACCactcttccttttcctcctctTCGTCATCCTATATTTAGAAGCAAAACTTCAGAAAAATACTTGTGTTGCCTCAACAAACAGAAAAGAAATTACGTTTAAGCATCTCTTACATTGTCAAGTGTGGAAATTACACAGTTAGTGAACAAATATCAAATTCCATCtcatgaaattatatttttacataatacaTCAAAAGGATTGAAAGCTAGTAGAAAAGTGAATTAAAATAGATGATATACCAATTGGGATAATTTCCAGTTTGCAATCTCGTCTGGAAGCTCTTCATGCATAAGAATCTTCCAGATAAGATTTTGTATTTCCAGTCCAAATATTCATTCCACGTAAGGAAGTTATAAATTAAGCTGGGTTGTAATTAAGTTCAGATCAATTCTCACTGATGTTGTAACTCCATATTTAGGGGAATAAACGTAATTCAAGCCCATTCTATCTATCTGTGAAATCAAAGTACTTCCTTTCTTTCAGAACGAGAAAGAAGTGAAATCACAATGCTAATAGGGTAGTTAAGGTCATCCTCTGAATTAAAACTGGATTCTAAACTAGAATTTAGAAGCTCAAGCCTACGGATATGTGTGCTTGAGGAATAGAGCACAGAGGACggagagagaaatgaaaaaagTAAACATACCAATGGAATAATTTCATGAGCTAATACATGTTCTTCATTCTCAAAATAATTTGGATCAGGACCATGAACAAATCCATCTTCCTTTAGGATCCAATCCTCTGTCATTATCTTCCCAGAGGGAGAAAAACGCCCTACCAAGATAAGCAGTGCTctacaacagtttgtttggACCTTCTCATTAGACAAGCTGTCATCAAGAGCCATTGCAACCGCATCAACAGCCTCTGATCTGTACATGGTGTACTGCTCAGGTCTAACCTACAACATGATATTATATTAGCAAcctgtatctatatatatctgATAAATTGACAAAATCTATGGGCCATTTTGAGTACAGTCTGTGAATTGCAAATCCAAATGtaatggaaattttgaaaacatcatgATTTTCATTGTCATGTGAGAACATTTTTGTAACCAGCAGAaacatcaaattttttttttttttctaacattaGAGTATTTCACAAATCCAGAAAAATGgttcaagtaattaattaacCTAACATAACCTCCCAAGCTCATCTGGGTTAAATCTAGAAAATGAAATCCTGAATAACCAAACAGGCCCCACAATTTGATGGGAAGATGACTTCAAATATATAACATgttaatcatttatcattttccTATGATTTTCCTATACCTTCAATATATTCATAAAATCATCTTAGTCATAAGATCCTTTTGGAAACTATTGAAGTAAACAAGATTTGTACATATGACAGAAAGCATGGCCAAAACTGGCATGCCTGCACTTCACAGTGCTACTAAATAAAACCTAGCAAATTAATGTAACATAGATAATCAAGACTTGTGACAGCACAAAGATGGGATAAAGTTGGACAATATTCATTCTATTAGAGGATTAAGTTGGCAAAAAATATTAGATTGTGTGTTCTTTGAATCCCTTTGGCATTTTATTCCCAGTCAATGTTGTAAAGTAGTAAGATATTGCAACAAGAAGTAGGGAAATCGCATGAAGGGAGTGAGCAGGAATAGAGAAACCATATATAAAGTCTAGAGCATCTCCCCAAAATACCAGccaaaaaaaagatatatatttttagttgtgCAGATACCAGAAGATCTATGTGTAACAGGAGAACAGCAACCAAGGGTCTCTGTTCAGGAGGAGAACTCTGAAGATAGACAAGTAAAGCATCCATTGTCTCCGGTAACTTTCCATATTGTAAGCCACTTACGAATGTGTGAACATCCTTCTTCCTGAAACGGTAATGACAAAAGCACAAAGTTTCAGTTAGAAAGATCAGTCAATAGCAAAAACCAATGCAGACCCAGCATATGTGGATAGTAATCAAAGAAGTAGTCTTGCAAATTAACTTATTTGTGCAATCCTCAACTATATAGAACAGCACTAGTAATCAACTCCAAAATACACAATTCATTTCCTTCCTTAccttattttcttgtttctgTTTCTCCTTTTTTTACCCCTTTCCTGAACTATTGATTTGATGTTTACTGAATTAGTATCTCaaacaaaaaaccaaataatacaccattttttcttcctttttgtaTTCTtcttagttttatttctttttcttttcctgaaTTATTAATTTGCTGCCTATGAATACGTATCTACAACTAGCCCTAAGCTCATAAAAAGGAGAGTTGCATTAGGTAGCTGAATAACATAAAACTCATCGAATCAAGCAACATCAAACATCATCCTGAACTATTGATTTAATGGTAAAAGATTTAGCATCCCAAACAAAAGCCTAATTGcaaaatttttgttcatttttatgAAAGACAATATTGCCAACCgaaggaaaaattgaaatataattcaaattctCTAAGAATCACAGACATTATTAGGGAATTATCATTCAATTATTGATGCCAGAAATGATACATCATGGCAAGGAGATTGTTCAGGCAGTGGAAATTACAGGTGAAACTATAGAAAACTAAACCCAATTGAAGCGTTTTCAGTTAAGAACAGATTAATATAGATAAGTATCAATAAATGAGTCcataagagagagagggggagagaattCAAATATCATGGCTGaacaaaatagaagaaattttgCCTTTATATAATGAGTGTGAAGTGACAGGAAGTACACCAATATTAAATGCTCTTTCACCATTGTATCTCTGGATACATTTTATTTGCCCCTGCTCAGTATCATCCAAAATCTTAAGAGGCTCCAAAAGTCATTCATCACTGATGAGGTCCAATGGAAGGAAGAATCCAAAAACAGAACCAGGAATGATTATCATATTGATATTATCCAAGATCAATGTCCTAACAATATCTTAAGCAATTTGTGTACAGAAAGTAAGATACCTTTGACTTATGGGAAAGAATGTGTGGTTATTCCCAAGTGACATTTCTGGGAATGATTAAGTACACAGTTAAAGAATACAGCGCATGGCATGAAGACATgcaatagaagaagaagaaaaagaagaaatcattTGCTAAAAAAGTACCTGCTCAAGCATATTAATTCTACCAGCAGTAGAACTGCATTTGCTCTTGATCTAACGTCAACATCCTTGCTCTGGATCAGCTCAAGAAGGCATGATTTCTTAATGTTCTGGGCTATGTAATTTCTGCAACCATTTTCCGCCTCTATACACAAGGAAAAGAGTGATGCCACACATGCCCTCTCCTCCAAGTTCCCTAATTCAAACCTCTGAGTAAGAAACTGCAGGCCTCCAACAGATATAAGATGCTTTCCATTTGTTATTCGTTCCCTTTTGCTGAAAGCAGTATAAAGCTGATGTAATTTGAAAACAGCTGTTTCATCCTGAAGTTTAGATCTGTGTTCCCTTGCTGCTTGGGAGGCAAATGCCAACAAATGCCTACATTGTTCTGATTTCCAGTTATTAATAACACGCTTCAAAATGAAGTTGGTAAGCGGCAATGATTGGCATTCCAGTGTTTTCCCTGTCACGGGACATGTTTCATTTCCTTGCTCAAACCATTCTGTGATAGCTGCTCGCTCAAAGGTTTGGCCAGTCTCTAAGGTCACTGGGTCTTCAAATAGAAATCCAGTGAGTGGACATATAAAATCCTTAGGTATGGATGATAAAGACGATTCATTGTTGAAGTTTTCATAATCATGTTGTAAACCTGAACCACGAAGACTTATTTGCCATGAGAAAGAGGACACCATGTGATTGAGAGGACCCTCAGTTTGTTTCTGTTTAAAAACAGATTTTTCTGGACTCTTGAGATAGAAATCATTTGCTTTATAATGTGGAAGCTGATGTAATATCTGGGTGTTATCTGGATCTGCTGGGAATAGAGGAGAATCACCAAATTTCTCGCATACCTCTCCTTCAGCAGGAGCTCTaggtttaagcaatctccacaCTTTCTCATCTATTAGTCCATCCTCCTATAGAAACAATTAGGTTCGGAAATCCTTCAGAGCATGATTGACTGTATGATATAAATTAGAGATGATAAAAAGGAGGAGTTGATatacccttttcttttcttcttcgttttttttttttttttttggggggggggggggttcattGTTGAACTTTTTCATGCACGTGgtctcaaaagaaagaaagaaagaaagacataACAAACCATCAGCGAGTTTGATGCCAAAGATACCATTAGTAACAAAGAATAAGCccgagaaaaaacaaaaaagaaaaaagaataagccATCAACTCTGGCATAGTTGTAACTTGTAACCTACTCATAACAAACCAGTATATTTCAATGCTGAGAGGTTACGACAAAAAGAGTTTCCAAACTATTTAGTCATTCTTGTATAGTATGAGTATAAAttatagaagaaagagagggggGGAAAAAGCCTAATAGCTTCTGTATTGGACTGATAGGATTAATTTTCCTAGCATAAACTTAACCAATTCAGTTCTCAAGCTAGAAGCAAGCTCATTGCATTAACTGGCGGCACTTCCTCTGTGTCCATTGTTAATTACACTTTGCTTGGGATGCATCCTATGTGGTTTACAATTGGAGAGTCATGACAACCTATTTTTTCAAGTATAGCTTCTGTGTGGAAGTGTACTAAGGTCCAAGCAAAAGCAAAATGTAATTAACAATGGTCAGTGATGAGCTTACATCTAGCTTGAAGGTgagttatttaaaatatgttatggAATTAATCCCCTCAACTTCTGTTTATGCCATTTGGACTGACTAAAACAGGAGAAAGTTCCAGAATGAGGTACCAGATGCTAAACTTGTGGCTCAATCGGCAATACAAGTATTTGGACTCCACTAATGAATACTAATAATGACCATAAGGTAGATGCTGGAACTGGGTGTTGCCGAGAGAGTGGAAGCCAACTATCAGTTTTCAGGATATGGGATAACTTCTTTGTCTTTTGATAGGCAGCTGATTACCAGGTTAGCACTAAGCTATTTGGTTGATGAGAGGACTTGGTACTGCCATTGTTGGTACAGTGGAATAGACTCCTTAAGTGGTGATAATGCTAGTTGGTGAACATCTAGAGTTTGTAAAAAGACTATCAAGGGCCACTGTAACTTGTTATTTGAAGGCTTGCCTTCAGCCAACCACTGTGATTTATACAAACATAAGTTTAACGAATATAGCATGTTCTAAAATCAAACATTAGAAGTATACTTCAATCCCCAGAAGGAGGAAACACCAATTACTGGAGTACACTGACATAACTGTAAGCATACTTGCAAATTCAGAAAACAGATGTTGGTTATGCATGGAGAAATTCTAGATCTGCTGGTGAAATAGATAATTAATTGCTAGAATGGTAATAGTAGTAATTAAAATACAGTACAAATCATTGAAGAATGACATTCAGATCAAACAACTCACGGGGTGGGATGCATCATCCTGTTCAATGTCTTGATCTGTCCGCGTAGCTATAGTAGAAGAAAATGTTAATGCTTGTTTATCTTCAACGGCAGAACTATCAGAGCTTCTCATGCTATATTCAAATTTCTCCGATCCCTTATAATCTTCCACCTCATCAACTCCTGGTTTATGTGAATGGCAAAAGACTGAGTCATATAATCTTTTACTAACCATAGGCTGAGGTGAAAGAACAGGAATAGGAGCACCCATGTCTGGGGACTTGCTAAACATACTTTCGTGTTGAGCTCCCTGAATAGAGTAGCTAAGTCTCCGCTGAACTCCTCCAAAGGATGTGGAAGGGACATGAATGGAGGGAATGCAAGGAGCTTCAATCCCCTCTGTGAGCCAATCCTTGTAATAAACTGCAAATTGGTAAGTTCCAGAATCCATAATTTCATTATAAACCTTTTCAAGAAATTTCAGTTTTCTTGTTTTGCGTGATGCACTTGCTAGGCAATTAGCTTCATGATTGTACCAGTCCTTCAAATGAGAAAGATGTGGAAAAATCATACAATCccacaactcgggcaacaacATTGTTCGAGCCTGGAAAGGTGAATCACAGAATACTTGCAGAAGATGCTTTGCTGCTATCCTGTCGTTCTTCTGTAGTTTGTATATCACACTCAGGTAGAGATGAGCACAAGCTGACAACTTAGAATTGGGA
It contains:
- the LOC127796432 gene encoding putative E3 ubiquitin-protein ligase LIN-2 isoform X2 — translated: MAMSLEELLAEEGFREGRSKVLERASSSGSRAVSMPLYPYRDRHKSGSSSGVKRTDRIKSDIPRHGLRNELPSTDKSKGRISLDIIRRQKIDRGLKEKTEEKFERVSNNPLDVKHTAADSPQDFLFDEIVEVGDHSGQMYRDIYSNEIYSPQTSKDKYSDVYGERERHKRKPRKNVDKRHNNNSNNSLPGHSNSSGNQRERMKQQKTSYRQSNISSRNSKLFHDNTSQRHSVEQNVTEPALDEVAVQAMISILTGYIKSFLTDEDFRTSLRHNCFASLNFVEDGRLSESKVIINLEHAIETVERSAEECANAKELKKASLQLSVITGLNSNDLKDGFTSVTPNSKLSACAHLYLSVIYKLQKNDRIAAKHLLQVFCDSPFQARTMLLPELWDCMIFPHLSHLKDWYNHEANCLASASRKTRKLKFLEKVYNEIMDSGTYQFAVYYKDWLTEGIEAPCIPSIHVPSTSFGGVQRRLSYSIQGAQHERVDEVEDYKGSEKFEYSMRSSDSSAVEDKQALTFSSTIATRTDQDIEQDDASHPEDGLIDEKVWRLLKPRAPAEGEVCEKFGDSPLFPADPDNTQILHQLPHYKANDFYLKSPEKSVFKQKQTEGPLNHMVSSFSWQISLRGSGLQHDYENFNNESSLSSIPKDFICPLTGFLFEDPVTLETGQTFERAAITEWFEQGNETCPVTGKTLECQSLPLTNFILKRVINNWKSEQCRHLLAFASQAAREHRSKLQDETAVFKLHQLYTAFSKRERITNGKHLISVGGLQFLTQRFELGNLEERACVASLFSLCIEAENGCRNYIAQNIKKSCLLELIQSKDVDVRSRANAVLLLVELICLSRKKDVHTFVSGLQYGKLPETMDALLVYLQSSPPEQRPLVAVLLLHIDLLVRPEQYTMYRSEAVDAVAMALDDSLSNEKVQTNCCRALLILVGRFSPSGKIMTEDWILKEDGFVHGPDPNYFENEEHVLAHEIIPLDDEEEEKEEWLRSLSASFICDGKKSFLDSIYKCLGDGNLDLVRVCLVTMAWLSSALAAFPSFEFQLSAFSAVISRLKEILENSELVEHKILASMSLFSFSKIPECRLLLMKTAKEITVPLKSLAEVTWTARELYSMISMEDS
- the LOC127796432 gene encoding putative E3 ubiquitin-protein ligase LIN-2 isoform X1 produces the protein MAMSLEELLAEEGFREGRSKVLERASSSGSRAVSMPLYPYRDRHKSGSSSGVKRTDRIKSDIPRHGLRNELPSTDKSKGRISLDIIRRQKIDRGLKEKTEEKFERVSNNPLDVKHTAADSPQDFLFDEIVEVGDHSGQMYRDIYSNEIYSPQTSKDKYSDVYGERERHKRKPRKNVDKRHNNNSNNSLPGHSNSSGNQRERMKQQKTSYRQSNISSRNSKLFHDNTSQRHSVEQNVTEPALDEVAVQAMISILTGYIKSFLTDEDFRTSLRHNCFASLNFVEDGRLSESKVIINLEHAIETVERSAEECANAKELKKASLQLSVITGLNSNDLKDGFTSVTPNSKLSACAHLYLSVIYKLQKNDRIAAKHLLQVFCDSPFQARTMLLPELWDCMIFPHLSHLKDWYNHEANCLASASRKTRKLKFLEKVYNEIMDSGTYQFAVYYKDWLTEGIEAPCIPSIHVPSTSFGGVQRRLSYSIQGAQHESMFSKSPDMGAPIPVLSPQPMVSKRLYDSVFCHSHKPGVDEVEDYKGSEKFEYSMRSSDSSAVEDKQALTFSSTIATRTDQDIEQDDASHPEDGLIDEKVWRLLKPRAPAEGEVCEKFGDSPLFPADPDNTQILHQLPHYKANDFYLKSPEKSVFKQKQTEGPLNHMVSSFSWQISLRGSGLQHDYENFNNESSLSSIPKDFICPLTGFLFEDPVTLETGQTFERAAITEWFEQGNETCPVTGKTLECQSLPLTNFILKRVINNWKSEQCRHLLAFASQAAREHRSKLQDETAVFKLHQLYTAFSKRERITNGKHLISVGGLQFLTQRFELGNLEERACVASLFSLCIEAENGCRNYIAQNIKKSCLLELIQSKDVDVRSRANAVLLLVELICLSRKKDVHTFVSGLQYGKLPETMDALLVYLQSSPPEQRPLVAVLLLHIDLLVRPEQYTMYRSEAVDAVAMALDDSLSNEKVQTNCCRALLILVGRFSPSGKIMTEDWILKEDGFVHGPDPNYFENEEHVLAHEIIPLDDEEEEKEEWLRSLSASFICDGKKSFLDSIYKCLGDGNLDLVRVCLVTMAWLSSALAAFPSFEFQLSAFSAVISRLKEILENSELVEHKILASMSLFSFSKIPECRLLLMKTAKEITVPLKSLAEVTWTARELYSMISMEDS
- the LOC127796432 gene encoding putative E3 ubiquitin-protein ligase LIN-2 isoform X3; amino-acid sequence: MAMSLEELLAEEGFREGRSKVLERASSSGSRAVSMPLYPYRDRHKSGSSSGVKRTDRIKSDIPRHGLRNELPSTDKSKGRISLDIIRRQKIDRGLKEKTEEKFERVSNNPLDVKHTAADSPQDFLFDEIVEVGDHSGQMYRDIYSNEIYSPQTSKDKYSDVYGERERHKRKPRKNVDKRHNNNSNNSLPGHSNSSGNQRERMKQQKTSYRQSNISSRNSKLFHDNTSQRHSVEQNVTEPALDEVAVQAMISILTGYIKSFLTDEDFRTSLRHNCFASLNFVEDGRLSESKVIINLEHAIETVERSAEECANAKELKKASLQLSVITGLNSNDLKDGFTSVTPNSKLSACAHLYLSVIYKLQKNDRIAAKHLLQVFCDSPFQARTMLLPELWDCMIFPHLSHLKDWYNHEANCLASASRKTRKLKFLEKVYNEIMDSGTYQFAVYYKDWLTEGIEAPCIPSIHVPSTSFGGVQRRLSYSIQGAQHESMFSKSPDMGAPIPVLSPQPMVSKRLYDSVFCHSHKPGVDEVEDYKGSEKFEYSMRSSDSSAVEDKQALTFSSTIATRTDQDIEQDDASHPEDGLIDEKVWRLLKPRAPAEGEVCEKFGDSPLFPADPDNTQILHQLPHYKANDFYLKSPEKSVFKQKQTEGPLNHMVSSFSWQISLRGSGLQHDYENFNNESSLSSIPKDFICPLTGFLFEDPVTLETGQTFERAAITEWFEQGNETCPVTGKTLECQSLPLTNFILKRVINNWKSEQCRHLLAFASQAAREHRSKLQDETAVFKLHQLYTAFSKRERITNGKHLISVGGLQFLTQRFELGNLEERACVASLFSLCIEAENGCRNYIAQNIKKSCLLELIQSKDVDVRSRANAVLLLVELICLSRKKDVHTFVSGLQYGKLPETMDALLVYLQSSPPEQRPLVAVLLLHIDLLT